A genomic segment from Bradyrhizobium diazoefficiens USDA 110 encodes:
- a CDS encoding cysteine hydrolase family protein gives MLNSTKPTLGVISAEPEPIRLDWPATALLIIDMQRDFMEPGGFGETLGNDVSQLARAVKPIGAVLRAARDTGMLVIHTREGHLPDLSDAPPAKVERGAPSLRIGDPGPMGRILIRGEAGHDIIPELYPLDSEVVIDKPGKGAFYATELTDVLEKYGIENLLVCGVTTEVCVNTTVREANDRGYRCVVISDGCASYFPEFHEMGLKMIKAQGGIFGWVADSAAVLEAMKISTSA, from the coding sequence ATGTTGAACTCGACCAAGCCGACACTGGGCGTCATCAGCGCCGAGCCCGAGCCGATCAGGCTCGACTGGCCCGCCACCGCGCTTCTCATCATCGACATGCAGCGCGATTTCATGGAGCCGGGCGGCTTCGGCGAAACGCTCGGCAATGACGTCAGCCAGCTTGCGCGTGCGGTGAAGCCGATCGGCGCGGTGCTGAGGGCGGCGCGCGACACCGGCATGCTGGTGATCCACACGCGCGAGGGCCATCTGCCCGACCTCTCCGACGCGCCGCCGGCGAAAGTCGAGCGCGGCGCGCCGAGCCTTCGCATCGGCGATCCCGGCCCGATGGGGCGCATTCTCATTCGCGGCGAGGCCGGCCATGACATCATCCCCGAGCTCTATCCGCTCGACAGCGAAGTCGTGATCGACAAGCCGGGCAAGGGCGCGTTCTACGCCACCGAGCTCACCGACGTGCTGGAGAAATACGGCATCGAAAATCTGCTGGTGTGCGGCGTCACCACCGAAGTGTGCGTCAACACCACGGTGCGCGAGGCCAATGACCGCGGCTATCGCTGCGTCGTGATCTCGGACGGCTGCGCATCCTACTTTCCCGAGTTTCACGAGATGGGCCTGAAGATGATCAAGGCCCAGGGCGGCATCTTCGGCTGGGTCGCTGACTCAGCCGCAGTACTGGAGGCGATGAAGATTTCCACATCAGCTTAG
- the soxA gene encoding sulfur oxidation c-type cytochrome SoxA, whose protein sequence is MKFWRAIAVATLLAAAPALLAGEIAPEARRSGYAFMGPDTRAMQDDDTANPGMLFVLDGEALWTKKTGSAEKACADCHGDARGSMKGVAARYPAFEKAVGRPITLDQRINLCRANHQQATPLPYESRDLLALSAFVAHQSRGVAITAGDDPQLKQFVEQGRDLFMQREGQLNLACTNCHDDNFDRHLAGAPITQAQPTGYPLYRLEWQTLGSLERRLRSCMSGVRAQAYDYGAPELVALELYLMSRARGLPMETPAVRP, encoded by the coding sequence ATGAAATTTTGGCGCGCGATAGCGGTGGCGACATTGCTGGCCGCGGCTCCTGCCCTGCTTGCCGGCGAGATTGCGCCCGAGGCGCGCCGCTCCGGCTACGCTTTCATGGGGCCGGACACGCGCGCCATGCAGGATGACGACACCGCCAATCCGGGCATGCTGTTCGTGCTCGATGGCGAGGCGCTCTGGACGAAGAAGACCGGCAGCGCGGAGAAGGCCTGTGCGGATTGCCACGGCGATGCGCGGGGCAGCATGAAGGGCGTCGCGGCGCGCTATCCCGCTTTCGAGAAGGCGGTGGGCCGTCCCATCACACTCGATCAACGCATCAATCTCTGCCGCGCCAATCATCAGCAGGCAACGCCGCTCCCCTACGAGAGCCGCGACCTGCTGGCGCTGTCCGCCTTCGTCGCCCACCAGTCGCGCGGCGTCGCGATCACGGCCGGCGACGACCCGCAACTCAAGCAATTCGTCGAACAGGGCCGCGACCTCTTCATGCAGCGCGAGGGCCAGCTCAACCTCGCCTGCACCAATTGCCACGACGACAACTTTGACAGGCATCTGGCGGGCGCTCCGATCACGCAAGCGCAGCCGACCGGCTATCCGCTGTATCGGCTGGAATGGCAGACGCTGGGGTCGCTGGAGCGGCGTCTGCGCAGCTGCATGTCCGGCGTGCGCGCCCAGGCCTACGACTACGGCGCCCCAGAGCTCGTCGCGCTCGAGCTCTATTTGATGTCGCGGGCGCGCGGCCTGCCGATGGAAACACCGGCCGTGCGGCCCTGA
- a CDS encoding carbohydrate ABC transporter permease, translated as MTPRQIIGKIGLWLSVFVIVSPAILFFLWMLSLSLKFEIDNAAYPPVFFPEHIAWKNYADVLASNRFLTYFINSLVVTGSATALALIVGVPAGYGIARMAAHKSAIVILIARITPGLSYLIPLFLLFQWLGLLGTLVPQIIIHLVVTVPIVIWIMIGYFETTPLELEEAALIDGATRWQVFRHVALPIAKPGIAVAFILAVIFSWNNFVFGIVLAGRETRTLPVAVYNMISFDQLSWGPLAAAALIVTLPVLLLTVFAQRQIVAGLTAGAVKGG; from the coding sequence ATGACACCTCGTCAGATCATCGGCAAGATCGGCCTGTGGCTTTCGGTGTTCGTCATCGTGTCGCCGGCAATCCTGTTCTTCCTGTGGATGCTGTCGCTGTCGCTCAAATTCGAGATCGACAACGCCGCCTACCCGCCGGTGTTCTTCCCCGAGCATATCGCCTGGAAGAACTATGCCGACGTGCTGGCCTCCAACCGCTTCCTGACCTATTTCATCAACAGCCTGGTCGTCACCGGCAGTGCGACCGCGCTGGCGCTGATCGTCGGCGTCCCCGCCGGCTACGGCATCGCGCGCATGGCCGCGCACAAATCCGCGATCGTGATCCTGATCGCGCGCATCACGCCCGGCCTGTCCTACCTGATTCCGCTGTTCCTGCTATTCCAGTGGCTGGGATTGCTCGGCACGCTGGTGCCGCAGATCATCATCCACCTCGTCGTGACGGTGCCGATCGTGATCTGGATCATGATCGGCTATTTCGAGACCACGCCGCTCGAGCTGGAAGAAGCCGCCCTGATCGACGGCGCCACGCGCTGGCAGGTCTTTCGCCACGTCGCCCTGCCGATCGCCAAGCCGGGGATCGCGGTCGCCTTCATCCTCGCCGTCATCTTCTCCTGGAACAACTTCGTCTTCGGCATCGTGCTGGCCGGACGCGAGACGCGCACCCTGCCCGTCGCAGTCTACAACATGATCTCGTTCGACCAGTTGAGCTGGGGGCCGCTCGCCGCCGCCGCGCTGATCGTCACCCTCCCAGTGCTGCTGCTGACGGTGTTTGCGCAGCGGCAGATCGTGGCCGGGCTCACTGCGGGTGCCGTCAAGGGCGGGTGA
- a CDS encoding ABC transporter substrate-binding protein, with protein MSHREDFEVVDYRISRRTLLTGTAAAGALSLTGLPARAEVNWKKYAGTKLEVILAKGPRGDNLQKNIKEFTELTGIQVEAEQIPEQQQRQKVVIEFTSGRPSFDVVHLSYHVQKRQFEKAGWLADMTPFMKDPSLTAPDLVESDFSAAGLQYAKNDKGQMLSLPWSVDYFILYYNKELFQKKGVAVPKTLDEMVAAAEKLTDPKEGTYGFVGRGLRNANMALWTNFFLNYGGEFLDDKRNILTDGPEAIAATKLYQTLLTKSAPPGVAGFNWMESMASFTQGRSAMWIDGVGWAPPLEDPAASRVVGKVGYTVVPAGPKGHYSSTYGDGIGIAAASKNKEAAYLLCQWVVSKQQGARLLQAGGGVPFRSSILNDPEIQKGVKMPPEWLQSVIESGKISKLGLPVVVPVAEFRDIVGAALTATLSGADPAAELKKANDQFRPILERSEKA; from the coding sequence ATGAGTCACAGGGAGGACTTTGAAGTGGTCGACTACAGAATCTCGCGCCGTACGCTCTTGACCGGCACGGCAGCGGCTGGCGCGCTCAGCCTGACCGGATTGCCGGCGCGCGCCGAGGTCAACTGGAAGAAATATGCCGGGACCAAGCTGGAGGTGATCCTCGCCAAGGGTCCGCGCGGCGACAACCTGCAAAAGAACATCAAGGAGTTCACCGAACTCACCGGCATCCAGGTCGAAGCCGAGCAGATCCCCGAGCAGCAGCAGCGCCAGAAGGTCGTGATCGAGTTCACCTCGGGCCGGCCCAGCTTCGACGTCGTCCATCTCAGCTATCACGTGCAGAAGCGGCAGTTCGAGAAGGCCGGCTGGCTCGCCGACATGACGCCTTTCATGAAGGACCCGTCACTGACCGCGCCCGATCTCGTCGAGAGCGATTTTTCCGCCGCGGGCCTGCAATATGCCAAGAACGACAAGGGGCAGATGCTGTCGCTGCCGTGGTCGGTGGACTATTTCATCCTCTACTACAACAAGGAGCTATTCCAGAAGAAGGGCGTGGCCGTCCCGAAGACCCTCGACGAGATGGTCGCTGCCGCCGAGAAGCTCACCGATCCCAAGGAAGGCACCTACGGCTTCGTCGGGCGGGGCTTGCGCAACGCCAACATGGCATTGTGGACCAACTTCTTCCTCAACTATGGCGGCGAATTCCTCGACGACAAGCGCAACATCCTGACCGACGGTCCGGAGGCGATCGCGGCAACGAAGCTCTACCAGACGCTGCTGACGAAGTCCGCCCCGCCCGGCGTCGCCGGCTTCAACTGGATGGAGTCGATGGCCTCGTTCACGCAAGGACGCTCGGCGATGTGGATCGACGGCGTCGGCTGGGCGCCGCCGCTGGAGGATCCGGCCGCCTCGCGCGTCGTCGGCAAGGTTGGCTACACTGTCGTGCCCGCCGGACCCAAGGGGCATTATTCGTCCACTTACGGCGACGGCATCGGCATTGCGGCGGCGAGCAAGAACAAGGAAGCCGCCTACCTGCTCTGCCAGTGGGTGGTCTCGAAGCAGCAGGGCGCGCGCCTGCTCCAGGCCGGCGGCGGCGTGCCGTTCCGCAGCTCGATCCTGAACGATCCCGAGATCCAGAAGGGCGTGAAGATGCCGCCGGAGTGGCTGCAATCGGTGATCGAGTCCGGCAAGATCAGCAAGCTCGGCCTGCCCGTGGTCGTCCCCGTCGCCGAATTCCGCGATATCGTCGGCGCGGCTCTCACCGCGACGCTGTCCGGGGCAGATCCCGCCGCCGAGCTGAAGAAGGCCAACGACCAGTTTCGGCCGATCCTGGAGCGTAGCGAAAAGGCGTGA
- a CDS encoding helix-turn-helix domain-containing protein, translating to MTKIPYLRFDTAELPVAERLDRYRAILTHYDVSVPAGTDRDDFEVLAEAWLLGGLVAASTRMAPVRFTRSAALAKADGRNSFALLLLRRGAWSGEVDGEPISAGPGQVLVLDLTRPFDGIATATDTISLDVERDPIVSAAPDGLDLHGLVLDGAAGRVLADHMALLRRRLPAMEENDALDAVRTTLDLLRGCFGVAARPREQGLARRDIAILHRASRFIDQNLGRNDLSVATICREIGVSRSVLYRVFAPLAGVADYIRGRRLEAIHVLLDDADEDRWNAEIAAAFGFVSQAHFSRSFRQHFGYSPRIARDTRLQDLAAAVEAGPELFREWIGRLG from the coding sequence ATGACGAAAATTCCGTATCTGCGCTTCGACACCGCGGAGCTGCCTGTCGCCGAGCGGCTCGACCGCTACCGCGCGATTCTCACGCACTACGACGTGTCGGTCCCCGCGGGCACGGACCGGGACGACTTCGAGGTCCTGGCCGAGGCCTGGCTGCTCGGTGGCCTGGTCGCCGCGTCCACCCGGATGGCGCCGGTGCGCTTCACCCGTTCCGCCGCACTGGCCAAGGCCGATGGCCGCAATTCATTCGCGCTGCTGCTGCTCAGGCGCGGCGCCTGGAGCGGCGAAGTCGACGGCGAACCGATCTCGGCCGGTCCCGGCCAGGTGCTGGTGCTCGATCTGACCCGGCCCTTCGACGGCATCGCCACCGCGACCGACACCATCAGCCTCGACGTCGAGCGCGATCCGATCGTCAGTGCCGCGCCCGATGGCCTCGACCTGCATGGCCTCGTCCTTGACGGCGCCGCCGGCCGCGTTCTCGCCGATCATATGGCGCTGTTGCGGCGCAGGCTTCCGGCGATGGAGGAGAACGATGCGCTCGATGCGGTCCGGACGACGCTCGATCTGCTGCGCGGATGCTTCGGCGTGGCCGCCCGGCCGCGCGAGCAGGGGCTTGCCCGGCGTGACATCGCCATCCTTCACCGCGCCAGCCGCTTCATCGACCAGAATCTGGGCCGCAACGACCTGTCGGTGGCAACCATCTGCCGCGAGATCGGCGTGTCGCGCTCGGTGCTCTATCGCGTCTTCGCGCCGCTCGCGGGCGTCGCCGACTACATTCGCGGGCGGCGGCTCGAAGCGATCCATGTGCTGCTTGATGACGCCGATGAAGATCGCTGGAATGCCGAGATCGCCGCCGCGTTCGGCTTCGTGAGCCAGGCTCATTTCAGCCGCAGCTTCCGGCAGCACTTCGGCTACTCGCCGCGCATAGCGCGCGACACCCGCCTGCAGGACCTTGCAGCGGCGGTGGAAGCCGGCCCGGAGCTATTCCGCGAATGGATTGGCCGGCTCGGCTGA
- a CDS encoding carbohydrate ABC transporter permease, whose protein sequence is MSALTQADPAAARSDAAPEKELRPPSYWPFVVPALVVVLAIIIFPWVFTIWMSLNEWKVGSPTTFVGLSNYLRLTSDPRFIEAVGHTMVYTALSVLLPLVLGTFAAVVFHQKFAGRGFLRGVFIMPMMATPVAIALVWTMMFHPQLGVLNYILSLVGIPAQLWVFHPATVIPSLVLVETWQWTPLVMLIVLGGLAAIPTEPYESAQIDGANLWQMFRFITLPLIMPFLFIAGMIRMIDAVKSFDIIFAITQGGPGSASETINIYLYSVAFTYYDLGYGSAIAVVFFLLIVLLAAVMLYARQRMVWTEIASDA, encoded by the coding sequence GTGAGTGCGTTGACACAAGCTGATCCGGCCGCGGCACGGTCCGATGCCGCGCCGGAGAAAGAGTTGCGCCCGCCGTCCTACTGGCCGTTCGTGGTGCCGGCGCTGGTCGTCGTGCTCGCCATCATCATCTTCCCGTGGGTCTTCACCATCTGGATGAGCCTGAACGAGTGGAAGGTCGGCTCGCCGACCACCTTCGTCGGGCTCTCCAACTATCTGCGGCTGACCAGCGATCCGCGCTTCATCGAGGCGGTGGGCCACACCATGGTCTACACCGCGCTGTCGGTGCTGCTGCCGCTGGTGCTCGGCACCTTCGCGGCCGTGGTGTTCCACCAGAAATTCGCCGGCCGCGGCTTCCTGCGCGGCGTCTTCATCATGCCGATGATGGCGACGCCCGTCGCGATCGCGCTGGTCTGGACCATGATGTTCCACCCGCAGCTCGGCGTGCTGAACTACATCTTGTCGCTGGTCGGGATACCGGCGCAGCTCTGGGTGTTTCATCCCGCGACCGTCATTCCCTCGCTGGTGCTGGTCGAGACCTGGCAATGGACGCCGCTCGTGATGCTGATCGTGCTCGGCGGCCTCGCCGCAATCCCGACCGAGCCATATGAGAGCGCGCAGATCGACGGCGCCAATCTCTGGCAGATGTTCCGCTTCATCACGCTGCCGCTGATCATGCCGTTCCTGTTCATCGCCGGCATGATCCGCATGATCGACGCGGTGAAGAGCTTCGACATCATCTTCGCGATCACGCAAGGCGGACCCGGCTCGGCGTCGGAGACGATCAACATCTACCTCTACAGCGTCGCCTTCACCTACTACGACCTCGGCTACGGCTCGGCGATCGCGGTGGTGTTCTTCCTGTTGATCGTCCTGCTTGCCGCGGTGATGCTGTATGCCCGCCAGCGCATGGTGTGGACCGAAATCGCGAGCGACGCATGA
- the soxZ gene encoding thiosulfate oxidation carrier complex protein SoxZ: protein MAALINVPAKARRGDVIEIRTLTSHIMETGFRHTADGRLVPRDIITSFTCRYNGTEVFRADLFPAIAANPYLSFFTVAKESGKFEFEWTGDNGYSSTASASITVE, encoded by the coding sequence ATGGCCGCGCTGATCAACGTTCCGGCAAAGGCCAGGCGCGGCGACGTCATCGAGATCCGCACGCTGACCTCGCATATCATGGAAACCGGCTTCCGCCACACCGCCGATGGCCGGCTCGTGCCGCGCGACATCATCACGAGCTTCACCTGCCGCTACAACGGCACCGAGGTCTTTCGCGCCGATCTGTTTCCGGCGATCGCCGCGAACCCATATCTTTCGTTCTTCACGGTTGCGAAGGAGAGCGGCAAGTTCGAGTTCGAATGGACCGGCGACAACGGCTATTCGTCCACCGCCTCGGCATCGATCACGGTCGAATGA